Within Pelistega ratti, the genomic segment GCAATGGTTTCTTGATAACTAAGTTCGTTGATATAGCGAACCCCGTGGCATAAAACCACTTGATCAAAACGTTCCCATGTGGTGGCATCATGAATAATAGATAAATAAGCGGATAAACCCGTCCCTGTTGCCAGTAACCAAAGGGTTTTACCACCATTAGGAAAATTATCAAGTGTTAAAAAACCAACAGGTGTCTTATCAATGTAGAGTGAATCACCAATCGATAAAGCGGCTAATCGAGGGCTAAACTGCCCATCAGGTACGACAACTGCATAAAATTCTAGGTCAGTGCTATCAACAGGGTTTACCATTGAAAAACCACGCCAAAGAGTAGGTTCTCCATTTTCTTGTTCTGGCAAACCTAAACGCGCAAATTGCCCTGGTTTAAACTGAAACTCAGGAGACCGAGTTGTTTTAATAGAAAAGAGTTTATTATCTACCCAATAGCGAATATCTGTAATGGTTTCTTTGGTATATCGTTGTTCAGTTGACATATTAAGGCTTTTCTAAATAGGGAAGTTTATCAGGAACACCATTCCATTTGTCCGCATCTTCAAGCGGTTTTTTAGAACGATTAATAAAACCAAAAGTAGGTGCTAATTCTTCATTGATTTTGATAAAGTTAACTTGATCTGCTGGTACATCTTCTTCAGCAAAAATAGCATTAGCAGGGCATTCTGGTACACAAACACCACAGTCGATGCACTCATCGGGGTCAATAACTAAAAAATTAGGACCTTCTTTGAAACAGTCCACCGGACAAACATCAACACAGTCAGTATATTTACATTTGATGCAATTTTCAGTTACTACATGGGTCATTTGGATTTCCACAAAAAAGAAATTGATAATGTATGATTTTACTCTTTATTTTCTAAAAAAGTACCTAAAACCCTAAAGCTATGATAACGTTATAGTAGTTTTATGCAAAAAGGTAATGGAATGATTATTAATTCACTATTAGATACTGATTTGTACAAGTTTAGTATGATGCAGGTGGTATTGCATCAGTTTCCTAGTGCGCAAGTAGAATATCTTTTTAAATGTCGTACACAAGGGATTAATTTACGTCCGTTTATCAAAGAAATTCGAGAAGAAATTCATCATTTATGTCAATTAAGGTTTTCTGATGATGAGTTGGAGTATTTGAGAAATTTACGCTTTATTAAAGAAGATTTTGTAGAGTTTTTAGGATTATTCCATTTGCCTGAGCGCTGCATTACTGTTTCTGAAGCCCCTGAAGATGGCGAGATCAATATTCAAGTTAAGGGGTCGTGGTTGCATACGATTCTTTTTGAAATTCCTGTTCTCGCTATTGTGAATGAAGTGTATTTCAGAAATACTTATCCAAATATGGATTTTGCAGAGGGTCGCCGGCGATTAAAAGCAAAGATAGACTTGGTCAAAAATGCAACGGATATAGCTGACTTTAAATTTGCTGATTATGGGACACGTCGCCGTTTTTCTAAAGAATGGCATGATGAGGTTGTATATACCTTAATGCAGCATTTACCTGAGCAATTTGTCGGCACTAGTAATGTATGGTTAGCTAAAAAATATAATATTACACCATTAGGGACAATGGCTCATGAATACTTACAGGCTTGCCAAGCATTAGGGCCTCGTTTGAGAGATTCGCAAGTCTTTGCTCTTGAAAAATGGGCACAAGAATATCGAGGAGACTTAGGCATTGCCCTATCAGATGTATATGGGTTAAATGCTTTTTTGCGTGATTTTGATATGTTCTTCTGCAAATTATTTGATGGTGCGCGTCATGATTCAGGTGATCCATTTGAATGGGGAGAACGATTATTACAGCACTATCTCAATAATCGGGTTGATCCTCGTATGAAAACATTGGTTTTCTCAGATAGCTTGAATTTTGAGTTGGCATTAGAAATCGCTAGACGATTTAAAGGACGTTGCAAAACCTCTTTTGGTATTGGTACAAATCTGACAAATGATATTGGTGTACCTCCCCTACAAATTGTGATGAAGATGGTAGGGTGTAATGGACAACCTGTTGCAAAAGTATCGGATGAACCGAGTAAAACTATGAGTGTTGATCCAGAGTATTTAAGTTATTTACGTCATGTGTTTGATTTACCAAAGGGGTAATGTGTATATAGGACTTCTTCTTCGCCATAGAAAATTTATTAAGTGAATGGCTATTTATTCGTACTTTATTATAGGGGTTAAAGTCATTTCTTGATATAGGTAGAGAATACTGCTTGGCTGTAT encodes:
- a CDS encoding ferredoxin--NADP reductase, with the protein product MSTEQRYTKETITDIRYWVDNKLFSIKTTRSPEFQFKPGQFARLGLPEQENGEPTLWRGFSMVNPVDSTDLEFYAVVVPDGQFSPRLAALSIGDSLYIDKTPVGFLTLDNFPNGGKTLWLLATGTGLSAYLSIIHDATTWERFDQVVLCHGVRYINELSYQETIAQWKSQWGDRFIYLPLPTREPHAHYPQKRLTHLIEHDELAKLAGVDLNPATDCVMLCGNPDMLTEARKILSEKGFAAGRRGNIGNLAVEKYW
- the fdxA gene encoding ferredoxin FdxA, whose amino-acid sequence is MTHVVTENCIKCKYTDCVDVCPVDCFKEGPNFLVIDPDECIDCGVCVPECPANAIFAEEDVPADQVNFIKINEELAPTFGFINRSKKPLEDADKWNGVPDKLPYLEKP
- the pncB gene encoding nicotinate phosphoribosyltransferase produces the protein MIINSLLDTDLYKFSMMQVVLHQFPSAQVEYLFKCRTQGINLRPFIKEIREEIHHLCQLRFSDDELEYLRNLRFIKEDFVEFLGLFHLPERCITVSEAPEDGEINIQVKGSWLHTILFEIPVLAIVNEVYFRNTYPNMDFAEGRRRLKAKIDLVKNATDIADFKFADYGTRRRFSKEWHDEVVYTLMQHLPEQFVGTSNVWLAKKYNITPLGTMAHEYLQACQALGPRLRDSQVFALEKWAQEYRGDLGIALSDVYGLNAFLRDFDMFFCKLFDGARHDSGDPFEWGERLLQHYLNNRVDPRMKTLVFSDSLNFELALEIARRFKGRCKTSFGIGTNLTNDIGVPPLQIVMKMVGCNGQPVAKVSDEPSKTMSVDPEYLSYLRHVFDLPKG